The window AGGTATGGTGAACCCGATATGGGATAGTGCATAAATCAAATAGCTGGAGACGTTTTTCCCGCCATCTTCATTACCAGTGACGACCACACCACCAACTTTGTTATAGTAAATGTATTGGCCTTTTTCGTTAGTAAGGCTGCTCCCGCCATATAGCCTTTCCACCACCAAGGTAGCAAGGCTGCTTTGTTCACCAAGCCAGATTGGAGATCCAATCACAAGAATATCGGCCTGCTTTACTTTTTCAAAAATAATTGGCCACTGGTCCTGGTTATTCACTGCCTCATGTGTAATCCCAGAGCCAATTGAATAATCAGCCATTGTCAGTACTTCCGTATCAGCCCCGTTTTCCTCGAAAATCTTCACAGCCTCGTCAATAAGAGCACGGGTATTAGAAGTCTCCGAGCTATCCTTAAGACTGCAATTCAACACTAGAGCTTTAATTGCCATGCTCGTTCCCTCCTTACATAAATACTCATTCCCTAAGTGAACTTTTACAAACGGAGAAAACTTGAGGGTAGTTATGTGTTTGAATTGATTGGAAGAAATAAAGAGTAAAGTTTGCGGGCGGATTACTGGAGAATGTTACAGCGGTGATTACATACCCTGAAAATAATATAACAATTAAACTTTCATTCAACATGTGGACAACACCTGCGAAGGGAAGAAATTGAATCATAACTTCTGCAAATAAAAATGGACTTATCATATAAATGGTAAGTCCATTTTTATACTACTTGGTTTTGCCTTTTCCTGCTTCTTCAGCCAGCTGTTCGAAGGATTTAACCTTCCCATGCGGATTTTGGGATTCCTTTCTCGTTTCCCATTGCCTTTCTTTTTGCGATTTGGATTGAGTCATATGATAGAGCTCCTCGCTATTTTAGTTAATTATGCATCCTGATTGGTATAGGCTCGTTGTTCTTTATCTTTTTCCTTTTTAGCACGGTTTGCATTGGCACTTCCAAACTCTTTTCCAAACTCTGTATCTTTCTTGCTTGAATCAAATCCTTGCTTGTTTTTTTGCTGTGGGTCATTCTTCTTTGTACGCTTTGCCATGATTCAGCCTCCTTCTGCAACTTAGTATGGAAAAAGAAAAATGAAATATTCACCTAAAGGAATCAAAAAACCTATTGGTGGGCTGAATAATAAGTAAAGAACCGTCTTTCAAAAAAGGAAGTTGACTTATCATGTATTTCTACAAAAAAGTATTTGAATTATTTAAATGAGATAGGGTATTTAAATGAAGAGTTGAATTACTTGCGGTAGGCAGTCTGATTACGACATTTCACAAGAACCCTAAAAAGGAGTTTTTTAATCAAAATCATTTTGTAAACGGCCTTAAAGAATGTGAAGTAGGATATTTCCCTAAAAGTTGGCAGCCTACCGTAAACGAACAACAAAATTACTATAGATAATGAAATTGACGCATTCCTAATTTAAAAAATCGTATGAGTTGCGTCTTCTTTAGCATGGTCTTTTTTCCAGTTATAGAAGTTAATTTTCATGGTAGTGCCCCGCAAAATTTACAGTTGTTGGTTATATATTAATATCATTATCAGTTTAAAAGAAATGTATAGGTTTCCAAGACAAGTAAGTTGCAAATGTTATTGAACATTGCGAAAATTGTTTTAGTAAGATAATAAGGGGTGTTTTATTATGAGTAATCCAATTAGCCCGTGGAACAACGTCCATGGAGTTAATCTTGGATATTTGTTGGAACAGTATGATTTGTATGTGACTAATTCAGAATTAGTGGATGAAAGCTTAAGAGGATTGTTTGCGGAGTGGGGAGCACCGGGAGTTGAATCTTCACAAATGAATGGGCAACATCAGCAGTATTCCAAGCAGGATGTTTCCCTAGAATTCATTTACAAGAAAATGAAAAAGCTTACAAAGGTAATGGATCTGGCAGAAAATATTCGGACGAATGGCCATCTGGAGGCGGCTATTTATCCATTGGAATCACAGTCTCCATCTAATTTACTTGCCTTGTCTCACTATGGTTTAACTGAAGCCGATGTGAGAGAGATACCTGCAGATATCATTTGTCCGGAGAAGAAGGGCCAATTTTCAGATGGACTAGCTGCGATTCACTTTCTTAAGCAAGTATATACGGGCAATAGTGGATTTGAATTTCAGCATGTTGAGCCAGAAGAGAGACAATGGCTGCAACAGAAAATCGAAAATGAGTTTAGTAAACCTGCAGTTCCGGCATTAAGGAAAGCAGAGCTATTAAAGAAGCTTTACCAAGTGGAAGGATTCGAACAATTTATTCAAAAAACCTATGTTGGACAAAAACGTTTTTCTGTTGAAGGGTTGGAAGCGCTTGTTCCTGCAATTGATGAAGTCGTTCATTTATCTGCAGAAGCTGGAATAGAAAATGTCATGATCTCTATGGCGCATAGAGGAAGGCTGAATGTACTTGCCCATGTATTGGAAAAACCTTATGAAGCGATTTTTTCACAATTTCAACGTTCATCATGGGTAAATGATAACCCTGATTATTCGGAAGTAAGCGGCACCACTGGAGATGTAAAGTACCATATGGGTGCTGTAAAGAATAGACGCATCCAGAATAAACAGATTAAAGTCACGTTAGCGAATAACCCTAGTCATTTGGAATTTGCCGGTTCAGTTGTGGAAGGGTATACAAGGGCCGCTCAAGACGATCGTTCTGAAAAAGGATATCCAAAACAGGATACTTCGAAAGCGCTTGCTCTATTAGTCCATGGGGATGCCGCATTCCCAGGACAAGGGGTTGTCGCAGAAACGCTGAATTATTCAAGAACGAAGGGGTATCAAACAGGCGGAACCATTCACATTATTGCAAACAACCGCATCGGTTTTACAACTGAAAGCGAAGATTCAAAATCAACGAGATATTCCAGTGATTTGGCGAAAGGATTTAACATTCCTGTCATACATGTCAATGCGGATGCGCCTGAGGTATGTCTGGCAGTTATGAGGTTAGCGTTTGAGTACCGCCAGACATTCAATAAGGATATTTTAGTAGATTTAATTGGTTACAGAAGGATGGGCCACAATGAAATGGACGAACCAATGGCCACTAATCCTGTAACATATAATGTGATTCGCAGCCATCCAACGATTACTTCTTTATACAAGCAGAAACTATTAGTTGAAAAGTCTATGTCTGAAGAGGAAATCAAGCGGATTGAAAAAGAGGTAGCAGCAGGGTTTAAACAGGCATATGAACAAATCAATAAAAAACCTTTAGAGGTTCGGTCCATTTCTGAATTACAAGCAGAGGATATCCATGAAATTC is drawn from Bacillus sp. FJAT-18017 and contains these coding sequences:
- a CDS encoding flavodoxin family protein encodes the protein MAIKALVLNCSLKDSSETSNTRALIDEAVKIFEENGADTEVLTMADYSIGSGITHEAVNNQDQWPIIFEKVKQADILVIGSPIWLGEQSSLATLVVERLYGGSSLTNEKGQYIYYNKVGGVVVTGNEDGGKNVSSYLIYALSHIGFTIPPNVDTYWVGEAGPGPSFIEANGNQNEFTMQHVKIMAHNLLHFARLLKEHQIPAEGNVIKSE
- a CDS encoding DUF6254 family protein encodes the protein MTQSKSQKERQWETRKESQNPHGKVKSFEQLAEEAGKGKTK
- a CDS encoding 2-oxoglutarate dehydrogenase E1 component, whose translation is MSNPISPWNNVHGVNLGYLLEQYDLYVTNSELVDESLRGLFAEWGAPGVESSQMNGQHQQYSKQDVSLEFIYKKMKKLTKVMDLAENIRTNGHLEAAIYPLESQSPSNLLALSHYGLTEADVREIPADIICPEKKGQFSDGLAAIHFLKQVYTGNSGFEFQHVEPEERQWLQQKIENEFSKPAVPALRKAELLKKLYQVEGFEQFIQKTYVGQKRFSVEGLEALVPAIDEVVHLSAEAGIENVMISMAHRGRLNVLAHVLEKPYEAIFSQFQRSSWVNDNPDYSEVSGTTGDVKYHMGAVKNRRIQNKQIKVTLANNPSHLEFAGSVVEGYTRAAQDDRSEKGYPKQDTSKALALLVHGDAAFPGQGVVAETLNYSRTKGYQTGGTIHIIANNRIGFTTESEDSKSTRYSSDLAKGFNIPVIHVNADAPEVCLAVMRLAFEYRQTFNKDILVDLIGYRRMGHNEMDEPMATNPVTYNVIRSHPTITSLYKQKLLVEKSMSEEEIKRIEKEVAAGFKQAYEQINKKPLEVRSISELQAEDIHEIPKIDTTVNQSTLTQINSELLEWPEGFNVFGKLQKILKRRLDVFENHGKIDWGHAEVLAFASILKDGTPIRLAGQDSERGTFSHRNIVLSDEKTGEKYSPMHKISAANASFAVHNSTLSEAAILGFEYGYNVISPETLVLWEAQFGDFANGAQVILDQFISSGRSKWGQRSGIVMLLPHGYEGQGPEHSSARLERFLQMAAENNWTVANVSSSAQYFHLLRRQAAILNTDAVRPLVLMTPKSLLRNPSAGSYLEEFTNGQFHPCIEQPGLGTERDQVERIVFCTGRLAVELGDNVKDTESFNWLDIIRIEELYPFPAEQIKKIIHQYKNVKEIVWTQEEPQNMGAWNYIAPCLEQLLPDSIKVSYIGRPSMSSPSEGDPAIHKNEQARIINATLTKTENLKKNPIHA